From Macaca mulatta isolate MMU2019108-1 chromosome 1, T2T-MMU8v2.0, whole genome shotgun sequence, the proteins below share one genomic window:
- the C1H1orf54 gene encoding uncharacterized protein C1orf54 homolog isoform X2, whose product MDILFAAILAVPLILGQEYEDEERMGEDEYYQVVYYYTVTPSYDDFSADFTIDYSIFESEDRLNRLDKDTTEAVGTTISLETARADHPKPVTVKPVTTEPSPDLNDAVSSLRSPIPLLLSCAFVQAGMYFM is encoded by the exons ATGGATATCCTCTTTGCAGCCATCCTTGCTGTGCCACTTATCCTGG GACAAGAATATGAGGATGAAGAAAGAATGGGAGAGGATGAATATTATCAGGTGGTCTATTATTATACAGTCACCCCCAGTTATG ATGACTTTAGTGCAGATTTCACCATTGATTACTCCATATTTGAGTCAGAGGACAGGCTG AACAGGTTGGATAAAGACACAACAGAGGCAGTAGGGACTACCATTAGTCTTGAAACAGCACGTGCAGACCATCCGAAGCCTGTAACTGTGAAACCAGTAACAACGGAACCA AGTCCAGATCTGAATGATGCTGTGTCCAGTTTGCGGAGTCCTATTCCCCTCCTCCTGTCGTGTGCCTTTGTTCAGGCGGGGATGTATTTCATGTAG
- the C1H1orf54 gene encoding uncharacterized protein C1orf54 homolog isoform X1 gives MDILFAAILAVPLILGQEYEDEERMGEDEYYQVVYYYTVTPSYDDFSADFTIDYSIFESEDRLNRLDKDTTEAVGTTISLETARADHPKPVTVKPVTTEPQSPDLNDAVSSLRSPIPLLLSCAFVQAGMYFM, from the exons ATGGATATCCTCTTTGCAGCCATCCTTGCTGTGCCACTTATCCTGG GACAAGAATATGAGGATGAAGAAAGAATGGGAGAGGATGAATATTATCAGGTGGTCTATTATTATACAGTCACCCCCAGTTATG ATGACTTTAGTGCAGATTTCACCATTGATTACTCCATATTTGAGTCAGAGGACAGGCTG AACAGGTTGGATAAAGACACAACAGAGGCAGTAGGGACTACCATTAGTCTTGAAACAGCACGTGCAGACCATCCGAAGCCTGTAACTGTGAAACCAGTAACAACGGAACCA CAGAGTCCAGATCTGAATGATGCTGTGTCCAGTTTGCGGAGTCCTATTCCCCTCCTCCTGTCGTGTGCCTTTGTTCAGGCGGGGATGTATTTCATGTAG